The stretch of DNA TTTGTAATGGACTATGGATTTTTTGTTTACTTTGGGCTCCGGGAAAAATTTGGGCCCTACATAATCTTTAGTATCTATCTTCATACAGCCATAAACCAAGGTTTCTGTTGTGACAATTTGCACAGGCTTTGCCTGGAAGCAGCCATATTTTCAAGTAAAACTTAttcaaacaaaacaaacaaaaggaTGTTGATCTTTCATTCATAGAATAGAAGACACTGTAAACATATCACATGTAACATGTCATATATGTAAAAGATATCAACAATAATGATAACTAGAAGCTGGTTTTATTACATGCAGTTGGTGAATTGTGAAGCAGCTGTAATGGACAAAGCACAAGTTCTGGCCCCTTTCAAGGTTCTATCCCAAGTTTGCAATTTCACTAGCATAGCATCCTGGATGTATTCTGTTTGCCATCTTATCATGGGTTGAGCTGACATTGGCTACTTGTGTTTTGCATGCTTCTGGTTTATTGTCACCTTTATAAGCTTCACAGacatatttcacaaaattttcaaagtccTGCACCatgatataaaattattgaaGTTACTTGTCCACAAATATGTTACTTCACAATCACACAAAGAGACAGAAACTCACATCTTTGAGTGGCTGATTATCCACCACCACCCATGGCACATACTCATGAGGTGGCTTTAGCTTTGCAGTCTCATTAGCATATTGTAGCAGAAGCTTAAGTCCATATCCAGAAGTATAGCATTTGTTGATTCTGTGAGCACTCATTCCCAGCTTTTCACTGCATTGTTTCCACATTGCTGCTCTGTTCTTGACCAGCGGTTTCTTTGAGCTTTGTTGCTCTGTGCAGCGAATGAAATCAAAGTGCTTTTTCTGCAACACAATACACTAATTGAACACAAAGATGAATCGGAATCTGAATCCAAATCCAAATAGGCTAATATGGTTTACCACATCAGGCCAGTGGTAGATGACACAGCTATGTATGGTATTTAAGTAgcattcatcttctccatgctgcaCATTGTTGCGAGgcataaacatgaaaaatatacaTTAATCAAGAAAATATACATTCAAATGAAGAATGGAATTCGAACCTGGCAATGGGGTTCATCGCCAAGAATGTCAGCATTGCCCCAAGGGACTAACTTTAGATTGACAATGGTAAACAGATCGCTGAGGAATACCTTTACAAGGTCATTTGTGATAAAGTCGGCACAATATGGGCATAAAGTTTCATAGTACAGGGCCAAAGTGACCTTATCACTTGTATTGGTAGGAGGCAATATATTAACCTTACCATTAGCTAAAGAGGAATGAGTTAGAGAAATAAACATGAATGGCTGAGCAACcagaataaagaagataaattgTTGAAGATAACCCATTTTTTAAAAAGCTTTTGTACAATGCTGAACCTCCATTATGAAAGGGCTTTTATAGTTGAGAATTGGGGATGATATGACTAACTATAATGCTTCTTTCACTTTCAATAAACCATGTAACAAGTGGATCCCGTTTATAGCTAGTTGATAGAGACAATCAACATCGTTTATGTATCTAATACAAGTTCGAATCACATGCAGTAGGTTGCGTGTTGATGACAAGTATGATTAAAAAGCAATTATTTTTGtcaatttatcaattattttttaagttaaatttagccgttaacttttaaaaaataagtcaaaTTGTTCTTCTTTAACATAAATGCTGACTAAAGTATTAATTTTCAATAACATATATCTTATATGTcatgtcaataaataatttaaaaataatgaaaagatattaaaaaaattcaaaactcaaataaaattataaaaatttcataaaaattcaaaaaaaaaaagcatgaagTACACATGGATTACCacattgaaaatttaatattttggttggtattttcgtttaaaaaaaaccaaattgactctttttaaaatgttgagagcaaaatttaactaaaaaaaaagaacaaggaaCAAAAGACGTaaacattaaaagttaaaattgacATCATGCCTTaaccaatttatatatatttcttttacgTTATGCTTAGAGGAGAAAATGAATTGATTTGTTTTTATAAATTccattattctttttaaaaatctCGGGCCTAGCAAATGGATACGAGGATATGAGCTCCAAAGTTTCTTCaaatatatagaaattaaaaaaaaaaatctaatcataCCAATTTCGGATACATATCCATGTTCACACCAACACCTAAATCCGAATATCACATCACTAAGCACAACTCAAAAAGGTATTATTCAGATAGGCTATTTGAACCTACCTACGATGACCTCAATGCTGCTATCTTTACTCAAAAAAATGCTTCGAGTCTCAAAATTGTAAGGTGGAATTGGTTAAGTGCAGTTTTCAAGCATGAAAAGCAAATCCatatttgttaaattgtgattctATCGGCAAATTCCCTTGAATAATAAGATTCTTTCATTTTTTCTGAGTAAGTTTAAATTGTTGAAACTCCTTTTTGTAACTCCTGAATTGGATGATGCTACTTGCCTTCTCGGTCACTATACATATGTAGTAGTCTTGAGCCTACAATCTGTAGGTGATCAAAGCAAATATTAACCTAAATGATGCAATTATTGGTGGAGAGAAAGATTGAAGGTGGTCTTCACATGTGATGTTAGCACTATTTGTGTAATTTCCCAAACAAAGTAAATACCACCAGCCATGGAGTATAATAGTATGAGGTGAGCATTGCTATATGGCAACTCAAGTTTACCATGCCGATTGTgtcttagttcgattggtataagcattgttgtcaatgtaaaaggacgtgggttcgagtgcacattctatttatgggttgggaagGGGCTATAGACAATTCTAGGCATTGcctcaaaagaacaaaatttggaATGCAAATCAATCCGATAACTGGGAGCGGAGCtatgaaattttggttataaaatataaaaatttaaatataattcatacatcaaggcataaatatttttatacaagttaaaCTTGCGGATTGATCTCATCTCTTGATAATGAGTGAATACTCTTGATCAATGGACCCAACGATGaggttcaaataaataaaatttaaagtgtgTAAATAATTTGTTTACTCAAAAATTTTAGGCATTATTCATGATTTAGCCTCTAAATtatacccttttttattttattttggtacttgaactttgCGTCGTTACTCGTTTTGGTACCTCACAACTAACGGTGTTAAAAAAAAAGTCAGCCAATCAGAACATGTCACATCATCGATATCATGGCAAGTTGATTGGTGATGCGGCGTGTTGATCGATGATGATGTGGCATGTAGACcgataaaaaaatcattaattttttaaaattttatttaaaaatgaaaaccttgtaaaaattacaaaaaaatgtaGAACTTAGTAAAAAAtattgagaaaattttaaattttatttaataatatatgaaaacatgtaaaaattatttaaaactattaaaaaagttgtaaattttactggaaaaattctttaaaaattgttaaaaattattaagaattattaatttctttaaaaaaactgtaaaattaattattaaaatagagAGTACaatattattgaaataaagagATGAATGATTGATCCCTATGGCAATGATAGATTTCATGCATCATACTGTTAATTAGGCCTCCACCTCactttgtagtggaaattttttcaataaaatgctTGTGAAGTTTTGGTAAATGACCTAAActttgaattaaaaatcaaatattagaATATTGTTTTAAGAAGAATTGTaaaaattattgtaatttttaaatttcttatgactttcaccatttttaaataatctttgcaatctttaattattttttaatcattttcacatttttttcatttaaaaaatttatgatttttataatggTTAAACATATTAAgaacttataaaaaattatataaattgtaattttttttactaagtttaacagttttgttttttttttacactttagaactttttaatatttttaaatagtttttttatatttttttatatattcaaaacaaaattttaaatttttttactaatttttataatttatttataatttttgcagtttttttaaaaaaataattttttgactgaTCAACGATTGGTCAACGCAAGTCAAAGCGCAATTAATATACCATGTCACTAGTCACCTTGTCATGTCATCGGTCAATACACCATGTCACTTGTCAACTTGCCATGTCATCAATGATGTGGCACATTTTGattgatcaatttttttttaaaatgtcgtTATTGTAAAGTATCAAAATAGAACAATAAAAACTTAAATACCAAAGTAAAAAAATTGGATATAATTGAactattaaattgtaaataaagccataattttataacaaattaaatGCTAATGCCATCACTAGTTCTATTAGCATTCCttattaaaaatatacatgagAGAGTAGGTATTTATGGGTTTGGTAGGGtttagatttagtttttttttaaaattccgaAATTTGTCTAAgtgatttgttttattattaaaaaaatataaaataactaatATTAATATAGAGTGAGTGAATATTTAGGATATtgacaatataatttttttaatttacaagcAGTCTTAAAAATTTAACacgttatatattattatatattatttttaaacaagttAAGCTCAAGCTGGGCTGGTTTGAAGGACGAGCGGAATCCAATAACCTAAAATAATTGGAAGGAAAGCCCAAAAATGCTTATGTAAACCAATTATGTTTTGGGTCATATGCGAATCCAATAGCTCAAAACAAATAGGCCTAAGCTTTTTTGTAAAACCTCTTCGGCCTTCACTCTTGTTATTCGGAAAGGACACACTATCCCAAATCTTCCCAGTTAGCAGCTGCTCTCCACCATTGCCGAATAGCTAAACTCCATTCCCCTTAACTTCACTAAAACCCTAAATCCTTTGAAGCAAACCTCCCCCCATGGCTTCAATCAACTTCAATCCCTTCGAAAGTTGGTTCAGGAAACCTCAAAACCCAATCCAACCCATCAACCTTCTCTCACTCGCCCACTCATTCCGCCCCAAAACATCCTCTCCCTCTCCCAATTTCGCTTCTATAAACTTCTCCAGCCCCTTCAACAAAAAACCCAAGAAACCCGACTCAGATTCCGACACCCCCGGACCCTACAAGCAGATGCTGGACCAGTTCTTTTGGGAATGCGAGAACCTCCCTGATTACAGGCACACTCCGGAGGTCGAAAAGATTTTGGATGAGGACCCCGTTTTCGAGAAGAAAGAGAACCCGACGGAAGAGGAAattaaagagaatgaaaaatggTGGCGTGATTTCAGGGCAAGTCCCGTGGTTCAGTTTTTGGCTAGAGCTGAGGAAATTGCTGACGAGATCAATAGAATGGAGCTTAAAGAAAATGAAGAGCCGTTCAGGAAAGAAGATAAGAAACTGTGGCAAGCGCTTCCACATGTGATTGGGTTGGATGGGAGGCCTATGCCTAGAAAAGCTATCAAGACCAGAGAAGAGAGCGATGATAAGTTTTGGGATTTCACGAAACAGTTCTTCTTTGGGCTTTGGGGGTTCCGCCAGAGACCTTATCCACCTGGTAAACCCATTGATGTTGCTCAAGCTATTGGGTATAAGCGGCTCGAGAAGCGTTACTATGACTGTAAGTTCGGTTCATGTATTAGTTCCGAGAGTGTTTTTTCGTGGTTTAGTTTCTATGTGGAAATGTACATTGTTGATTTGCCTGGCTCTGCTTCAAATTGCTTTagaattttttgagttattttgtgGATACAGTTATCATGAGAAGTGGAGGGTGGTACTACAAAGATCGACTGGGGCGCACCCGAGGTCCTTGTGAGTTAATAACCCTCAAAACAGCTTGGGGTGCTGGGATTATTGATAAACACACTTTTATTTGGGGAGAGGACATGGATGAATGGGCACCAATTCATATGGTTTATGGCTTGGAACCAGCAATAGCCACTTGGGaaggtttgttttttttttttcctttttttccttatgcttttcattttcatttaaatcTTGTTTATTGTATCTGGAAATAGGTGCCCAAGGGTAAACTGGGAATCCTCTTTCATAGTTTCAGTATTGGCTGATAGGTATCACCTCGTTAATATTTTGTTAGCGTTCTTTGAGTGTAATAGCAAAATGCAGTACCAAATGGTATTAGTTATCCATGTTGAATACAAATTTGATGAACTAAATTCGAGGTGTATTGTCTTCACACGTGATTAAGTGATTTTTCTAGGAATTCAAATGAGCATGGGATGCAATTTCAACAAGATTAAATCCGTTTAAGATGCTATGATGTTTATGTAGTTAAGGCCTACCTTTAGTATATAATACAATACCTTTATTCTCCTGCTTTTTTTCCCATGAACTCCTTTTAAACATTGTGATCTATTGAATAAAAGATTCAATACTTCCAGGTTATCTGTTTCAATCATTTGGAATTGAGAGCCAAACCTCCTTTATACCGTTTAGGCATGATTTCTTTCATCTTGAATATACTGTTAAATGCACTATAATTAGATGAGTATTGTCCAGGCAACGACCATTTTCCTATGTACATCATCACAAAAATATTCTCAGAATGGTCTGATTCAGTTATCTGGTTGATTTACTATTGTTTTGTGTTGATCATCAGTTAGGCTTGGTGCAGCAGCAACAGCTTTCCTTCACAAACTTCAGAAAGGTATACCTCCTTGGGTTCCCCTTAAAGGACACGAGGAGAAAACTTATAAGCAGCTTCAACACGAAGCTATAGAGAGCAAAAGACGTGATTTGGCTGTTTTAAAAGCTAATGATGGCATATGGCCTGGTGTTAGAATACCTAGCCATGCCCTATTTCTTTGG from Gossypium hirsutum isolate 1008001.06 chromosome D04, Gossypium_hirsutum_v2.1, whole genome shotgun sequence encodes:
- the LOC107899588 gene encoding protein TIC 56, chloroplastic, which codes for MASINFNPFESWFRKPQNPIQPINLLSLAHSFRPKTSSPSPNFASINFSSPFNKKPKKPDSDSDTPGPYKQMLDQFFWECENLPDYRHTPEVEKILDEDPVFEKKENPTEEEIKENEKWWRDFRASPVVQFLARAEEIADEINRMELKENEEPFRKEDKKLWQALPHVIGLDGRPMPRKAIKTREESDDKFWDFTKQFFFGLWGFRQRPYPPGKPIDVAQAIGYKRLEKRYYDFIMRSGGWYYKDRLGRTRGPCELITLKTAWGAGIIDKHTFIWGEDMDEWAPIHMVYGLEPAIATWEVRLGAAATAFLHKLQKGIPPWVPLKGHEEKTYKQLQHEAIESKRRDLAVLKANDGIWPGVRIPSHALFLWAGGSEMTTLLEADYMPNKYISKDLRQKLAKVIPGLRPWEVLSVEQAMDEITYGGEWYREPLGTYTTGPPYIRHWNKDVKRIFRIFYNLSSQVFNKLDRTVPGFNAIMEKVQADSAARDARRKEKREAQKKAEAEAIYGRRENDP
- the LOC107899584 gene encoding gamma-interferon-responsive lysosomal thiol protein, with the translated sequence MGYLQQFIFFILVAQPFMFISLTHSSLANGKVNILPPTNTSDKVTLALYYETLCPYCADFITNDLVKVFLSDLFTIVNLKLVPWGNADILGDEPHCQHGEDECYLNTIHSCVIYHWPDVKKHFDFIRCTEQQSSKKPLVKNRAAMWKQCSEKLGMSAHRINKCYTSGYGLKLLLQYANETAKLKPPHEYVPWVVVDNQPLKDDFENFVKYVCEAYKGDNKPEACKTQVANVSSTHDKMANRIHPGCYASEIANLG